A single Pan troglodytes isolate AG18354 chromosome 19, NHGRI_mPanTro3-v2.0_pri, whole genome shotgun sequence DNA region contains:
- the TMUB2 gene encoding transmembrane and ubiquitin-like domain-containing protein 2 isoform X6, translating to MELSDVTLIEGVGNEVMVVAGVVVLILALVLAWLSTYVADSGSNQLLGAIVSAGDTSVLHLGHVDHLVAGQGNPEPTELPHPSEGLPKRQAGAGSSSPEAPLRSEDSTCLPPSPGLITVRLKFLNDTEELAVARPEDTVGALKSKYFPGQESQMKLIYQGRLLQDPARTLRSLNITDNCVIHCHRSPPGSAVPGPSASLAPSATEPPSLGVNVGSLMVPVFVVLLGVVWYFRINYRQFFTAPATVSLVGVTVFFSFLVFGMYGR from the exons ATGGAGCTCTCTGATGTCACCCTCATTGAGGGTGTGGGTAatgaggtgatggtggtggcaggtgtggtggtgctgaTTCTAGCCTTGGTCCTAGCTTGGCTCTCTACCTACGTAGCAGACAGCGGTAGCAACCAGCTCCTGGGCGCTATTGTGTCAGCAGGCGACACATCCGTCCTCCACCTGGGGCATGTGGACCACCTGGTGGCAGGCCAAGGCAACCCCGAGCCAACTGAACTCCCCCATCCATCAGAGG GCCTGCCCAAAAGACAAGCAGGTGCAGGCAGCAGCAGTCCAGAGGCCCCCCTGAGATCTGAGGATAgcacctgcctccctcccagccctggcctcATCACTGTGCGGCTCAAATTCCTCAATGATACCGAGGAGCTGGCTGTGGCTAGGCCAGAGGATACCGTGGGTGCCCTGAAGAG CAAATACTTCCCTGGACAAGAAAGCCAGATGAAACTGATCTACCAGGGCCGCCTGCTACAAGACCCAGCCCGCACACTGCGTTCTCTGAACATTACCGACAACTGTGTGATTCACTGCCACCGCTCACCCCCAGGGTCAGCTGTTCCAGGCCCCTCAGCCTCCTTGGCCCCCTCAGCCACTGAGCCACCCAGCCTTGGTGTCAATGTGGGCAGCCTCATGGTGCCTGTCTTTGTGGTGCTGTTGGGTGTGGTCTGGTACTTCCGAATCAATTACCGCCAATTCTTCACAGCACCTGCCACTGTCTCCCTGGTGGGAGTCACCGTCTTCTTCAGCTTCCTAGTATTTGGGATGTATGGACGATAA
- the TMUB2 gene encoding transmembrane and ubiquitin-like domain-containing protein 2 isoform X2, with protein sequence MDSVDPASSQAMELSDVTLIEGVGNEVMVVAGVVVLILALVLAWLSTYVADSGSNQLLGAIVSAGDTSVLHLGHVDHLVAGQGNPEPTELPHPSEGNDEKAEEAGEGRGDSTGEAGAGGGVEPSLEHLLDIQGLPKRQAGAGSSSPEAPLRSEDSTCLPPSPGLITVRLKFLNDTEELAVARPEDTVGALKSKYFPGQESQMKLIYQGRLLQDPARTLRSLNITDNCVIHCHRSPPGSAVPGPSASLAPSATEPPSLGVNVGSLMVPVFVVLLGVVWYFRINYRQFFTAPATVSLVGVTVFFSFLVFGMYGR encoded by the exons ATGGACAG CGTGGACCCTGCCAGCAGCCAGGCCATGGAGCTCTCTGATGTCACCCTCATTGAGGGTGTGGGTAatgaggtgatggtggtggcaggtgtggtggtgctgaTTCTAGCCTTGGTCCTAGCTTGGCTCTCTACCTACGTAGCAGACAGCGGTAGCAACCAGCTCCTGGGCGCTATTGTGTCAGCAGGCGACACATCCGTCCTCCACCTGGGGCATGTGGACCACCTGGTGGCAGGCCAAGGCAACCCCGAGCCAACTGAACTCCCCCATCCATCAGAGGGTAATGATGAGAAGGCTGAAGAGGCTGGTGAAGGTCGGGGAGACTCCACAGGGGAGGCTGGAGCTGGGGGTGGTGTTGAGCCCAGCCTTGAGCATCTCCTTGACATTCAAGGCCTGCCCAAAAGACAAGCAGGTGCAGGCAGCAGCAGTCCAGAGGCCCCCCTGAGATCTGAGGATAgcacctgcctccctcccagccctggcctcATCACTGTGCGGCTCAAATTCCTCAATGATACCGAGGAGCTGGCTGTGGCTAGGCCAGAGGATACCGTGGGTGCCCTGAAGAG CAAATACTTCCCTGGACAAGAAAGCCAGATGAAACTGATCTACCAGGGCCGCCTGCTACAAGACCCAGCCCGCACACTGCGTTCTCTGAACATTACCGACAACTGTGTGATTCACTGCCACCGCTCACCCCCAGGGTCAGCTGTTCCAGGCCCCTCAGCCTCCTTGGCCCCCTCAGCCACTGAGCCACCCAGCCTTGGTGTCAATGTGGGCAGCCTCATGGTGCCTGTCTTTGTGGTGCTGTTGGGTGTGGTCTGGTACTTCCGAATCAATTACCGCCAATTCTTCACAGCACCTGCCACTGTCTCCCTGGTGGGAGTCACCGTCTTCTTCAGCTTCCTAGTATTTGGGATGTATGGACGATAA
- the TMUB2 gene encoding transmembrane and ubiquitin-like domain-containing protein 2 isoform X3: MELSDVTLIEGVGNEVMVVAGVVVLILALVLAWLSTYVADSGSNQLLGAIVSAGDTSVLHLGHVDHLVAGQGNPEPTELPHPSEGNDEKAEEAGEGRGDSTGEAGAGGGVEPSLEHLLDIQGLPKRQAGAGSSSPEAPLRSEDSTCLPPSPGLITVRLKFLNDTEELAVARPEDTVGALKSKYFPGQESQMKLIYQGRLLQDPARTLRSLNITDNCVIHCHRSPPGSAVPGPSASLAPSATEPPSLGVNVGSLMVPVFVVLLGVVWYFRINYRQFFTAPATVSLVGVTVFFSFLVFGMYGR, encoded by the exons ATGGAGCTCTCTGATGTCACCCTCATTGAGGGTGTGGGTAatgaggtgatggtggtggcaggtgtggtggtgctgaTTCTAGCCTTGGTCCTAGCTTGGCTCTCTACCTACGTAGCAGACAGCGGTAGCAACCAGCTCCTGGGCGCTATTGTGTCAGCAGGCGACACATCCGTCCTCCACCTGGGGCATGTGGACCACCTGGTGGCAGGCCAAGGCAACCCCGAGCCAACTGAACTCCCCCATCCATCAGAGGGTAATGATGAGAAGGCTGAAGAGGCTGGTGAAGGTCGGGGAGACTCCACAGGGGAGGCTGGAGCTGGGGGTGGTGTTGAGCCCAGCCTTGAGCATCTCCTTGACATTCAAGGCCTGCCCAAAAGACAAGCAGGTGCAGGCAGCAGCAGTCCAGAGGCCCCCCTGAGATCTGAGGATAgcacctgcctccctcccagccctggcctcATCACTGTGCGGCTCAAATTCCTCAATGATACCGAGGAGCTGGCTGTGGCTAGGCCAGAGGATACCGTGGGTGCCCTGAAGAG CAAATACTTCCCTGGACAAGAAAGCCAGATGAAACTGATCTACCAGGGCCGCCTGCTACAAGACCCAGCCCGCACACTGCGTTCTCTGAACATTACCGACAACTGTGTGATTCACTGCCACCGCTCACCCCCAGGGTCAGCTGTTCCAGGCCCCTCAGCCTCCTTGGCCCCCTCAGCCACTGAGCCACCCAGCCTTGGTGTCAATGTGGGCAGCCTCATGGTGCCTGTCTTTGTGGTGCTGTTGGGTGTGGTCTGGTACTTCCGAATCAATTACCGCCAATTCTTCACAGCACCTGCCACTGTCTCCCTGGTGGGAGTCACCGTCTTCTTCAGCTTCCTAGTATTTGGGATGTATGGACGATAA
- the TMUB2 gene encoding transmembrane and ubiquitin-like domain-containing protein 2 isoform X5 — MDSVDPASSQAMELSDVTLIEGVGNEVMVVAGVVVLILALVLAWLSTYVADSGSNQLLGAIVSAGDTSVLHLGHVDHLVAGQGNPEPTELPHPSEGLPKRQAGAGSSSPEAPLRSEDSTCLPPSPGLITVRLKFLNDTEELAVARPEDTVGALKSKYFPGQESQMKLIYQGRLLQDPARTLRSLNITDNCVIHCHRSPPGSAVPGPSASLAPSATEPPSLGVNVGSLMVPVFVVLLGVVWYFRINYRQFFTAPATVSLVGVTVFFSFLVFGMYGR; from the exons ATGGACAG CGTGGACCCTGCCAGCAGCCAGGCCATGGAGCTCTCTGATGTCACCCTCATTGAGGGTGTGGGTAatgaggtgatggtggtggcaggtgtggtggtgctgaTTCTAGCCTTGGTCCTAGCTTGGCTCTCTACCTACGTAGCAGACAGCGGTAGCAACCAGCTCCTGGGCGCTATTGTGTCAGCAGGCGACACATCCGTCCTCCACCTGGGGCATGTGGACCACCTGGTGGCAGGCCAAGGCAACCCCGAGCCAACTGAACTCCCCCATCCATCAGAGG GCCTGCCCAAAAGACAAGCAGGTGCAGGCAGCAGCAGTCCAGAGGCCCCCCTGAGATCTGAGGATAgcacctgcctccctcccagccctggcctcATCACTGTGCGGCTCAAATTCCTCAATGATACCGAGGAGCTGGCTGTGGCTAGGCCAGAGGATACCGTGGGTGCCCTGAAGAG CAAATACTTCCCTGGACAAGAAAGCCAGATGAAACTGATCTACCAGGGCCGCCTGCTACAAGACCCAGCCCGCACACTGCGTTCTCTGAACATTACCGACAACTGTGTGATTCACTGCCACCGCTCACCCCCAGGGTCAGCTGTTCCAGGCCCCTCAGCCTCCTTGGCCCCCTCAGCCACTGAGCCACCCAGCCTTGGTGTCAATGTGGGCAGCCTCATGGTGCCTGTCTTTGTGGTGCTGTTGGGTGTGGTCTGGTACTTCCGAATCAATTACCGCCAATTCTTCACAGCACCTGCCACTGTCTCCCTGGTGGGAGTCACCGTCTTCTTCAGCTTCCTAGTATTTGGGATGTATGGACGATAA
- the TMUB2 gene encoding transmembrane and ubiquitin-like domain-containing protein 2 isoform X1: MISRHLQNNLMSVDPASSQAMELSDVTLIEGVGNEVMVVAGVVVLILALVLAWLSTYVADSGSNQLLGAIVSAGDTSVLHLGHVDHLVAGQGNPEPTELPHPSEGNDEKAEEAGEGRGDSTGEAGAGGGVEPSLEHLLDIQGLPKRQAGAGSSSPEAPLRSEDSTCLPPSPGLITVRLKFLNDTEELAVARPEDTVGALKSKYFPGQESQMKLIYQGRLLQDPARTLRSLNITDNCVIHCHRSPPGSAVPGPSASLAPSATEPPSLGVNVGSLMVPVFVVLLGVVWYFRINYRQFFTAPATVSLVGVTVFFSFLVFGMYGR; this comes from the exons ATGATTTCACGTCATCTTCAAAACAACCTCATGAG CGTGGACCCTGCCAGCAGCCAGGCCATGGAGCTCTCTGATGTCACCCTCATTGAGGGTGTGGGTAatgaggtgatggtggtggcaggtgtggtggtgctgaTTCTAGCCTTGGTCCTAGCTTGGCTCTCTACCTACGTAGCAGACAGCGGTAGCAACCAGCTCCTGGGCGCTATTGTGTCAGCAGGCGACACATCCGTCCTCCACCTGGGGCATGTGGACCACCTGGTGGCAGGCCAAGGCAACCCCGAGCCAACTGAACTCCCCCATCCATCAGAGGGTAATGATGAGAAGGCTGAAGAGGCTGGTGAAGGTCGGGGAGACTCCACAGGGGAGGCTGGAGCTGGGGGTGGTGTTGAGCCCAGCCTTGAGCATCTCCTTGACATTCAAGGCCTGCCCAAAAGACAAGCAGGTGCAGGCAGCAGCAGTCCAGAGGCCCCCCTGAGATCTGAGGATAgcacctgcctccctcccagccctggcctcATCACTGTGCGGCTCAAATTCCTCAATGATACCGAGGAGCTGGCTGTGGCTAGGCCAGAGGATACCGTGGGTGCCCTGAAGAG CAAATACTTCCCTGGACAAGAAAGCCAGATGAAACTGATCTACCAGGGCCGCCTGCTACAAGACCCAGCCCGCACACTGCGTTCTCTGAACATTACCGACAACTGTGTGATTCACTGCCACCGCTCACCCCCAGGGTCAGCTGTTCCAGGCCCCTCAGCCTCCTTGGCCCCCTCAGCCACTGAGCCACCCAGCCTTGGTGTCAATGTGGGCAGCCTCATGGTGCCTGTCTTTGTGGTGCTGTTGGGTGTGGTCTGGTACTTCCGAATCAATTACCGCCAATTCTTCACAGCACCTGCCACTGTCTCCCTGGTGGGAGTCACCGTCTTCTTCAGCTTCCTAGTATTTGGGATGTATGGACGATAA
- the TMUB2 gene encoding transmembrane and ubiquitin-like domain-containing protein 2 isoform X4, with protein MISRHLQNNLMSVDPASSQAMELSDVTLIEGVGNEVMVVAGVVVLILALVLAWLSTYVADSGSNQLLGAIVSAGDTSVLHLGHVDHLVAGQGNPEPTELPHPSEGLPKRQAGAGSSSPEAPLRSEDSTCLPPSPGLITVRLKFLNDTEELAVARPEDTVGALKSKYFPGQESQMKLIYQGRLLQDPARTLRSLNITDNCVIHCHRSPPGSAVPGPSASLAPSATEPPSLGVNVGSLMVPVFVVLLGVVWYFRINYRQFFTAPATVSLVGVTVFFSFLVFGMYGR; from the exons ATGATTTCACGTCATCTTCAAAACAACCTCATGAG CGTGGACCCTGCCAGCAGCCAGGCCATGGAGCTCTCTGATGTCACCCTCATTGAGGGTGTGGGTAatgaggtgatggtggtggcaggtgtggtggtgctgaTTCTAGCCTTGGTCCTAGCTTGGCTCTCTACCTACGTAGCAGACAGCGGTAGCAACCAGCTCCTGGGCGCTATTGTGTCAGCAGGCGACACATCCGTCCTCCACCTGGGGCATGTGGACCACCTGGTGGCAGGCCAAGGCAACCCCGAGCCAACTGAACTCCCCCATCCATCAGAGG GCCTGCCCAAAAGACAAGCAGGTGCAGGCAGCAGCAGTCCAGAGGCCCCCCTGAGATCTGAGGATAgcacctgcctccctcccagccctggcctcATCACTGTGCGGCTCAAATTCCTCAATGATACCGAGGAGCTGGCTGTGGCTAGGCCAGAGGATACCGTGGGTGCCCTGAAGAG CAAATACTTCCCTGGACAAGAAAGCCAGATGAAACTGATCTACCAGGGCCGCCTGCTACAAGACCCAGCCCGCACACTGCGTTCTCTGAACATTACCGACAACTGTGTGATTCACTGCCACCGCTCACCCCCAGGGTCAGCTGTTCCAGGCCCCTCAGCCTCCTTGGCCCCCTCAGCCACTGAGCCACCCAGCCTTGGTGTCAATGTGGGCAGCCTCATGGTGCCTGTCTTTGTGGTGCTGTTGGGTGTGGTCTGGTACTTCCGAATCAATTACCGCCAATTCTTCACAGCACCTGCCACTGTCTCCCTGGTGGGAGTCACCGTCTTCTTCAGCTTCCTAGTATTTGGGATGTATGGACGATAA
- the TMUB2 gene encoding transmembrane and ubiquitin-like domain-containing protein 2 isoform X7 yields the protein MISRHLQNNLMSVDPASSQAMELSDVTLIEGVGNEVMVVAGVVVLILALVLAWLSTYVADSGSNQLLGAIVSAGDTSVLHLGHVDHLVAGQGNPEPTELPHPSEANTSLDKKAR from the exons ATGATTTCACGTCATCTTCAAAACAACCTCATGAG CGTGGACCCTGCCAGCAGCCAGGCCATGGAGCTCTCTGATGTCACCCTCATTGAGGGTGTGGGTAatgaggtgatggtggtggcaggtgtggtggtgctgaTTCTAGCCTTGGTCCTAGCTTGGCTCTCTACCTACGTAGCAGACAGCGGTAGCAACCAGCTCCTGGGCGCTATTGTGTCAGCAGGCGACACATCCGTCCTCCACCTGGGGCATGTGGACCACCTGGTGGCAGGCCAAGGCAACCCCGAGCCAACTGAACTCCCCCATCCATCAGAGG CAAATACTTCCCTGGACAAGAAAGCCAGATGA